Within Candidatus Saccharibacteria bacterium, the genomic segment GTCACATAGGCCTTCCGGAGGTCGGCTTGAACGCCCTTGCGGTTACTACTACGCTTACCAGTTGTGTTCATAACGCGCTTTACTTTGCCTGGTCGATTCACAACACGCACTCGTTTTACGCTGACGTTAAACTGCTTCTCTACAGCATCGGCAATTTCGTGTTTGTTGAGACCACTTGGGACATCGACTGCAAATGTATTAGTCAACTGGCTTAGCCCAAAAGCTTTTTCGCTTAAGCGAGGTTTTACAAAATGCATATTATTTTACCTCAGCTTTCTGTACTGGCTTTAGCCAAGTTTCAACCGCTTTTAGGGCGTCATTGGTTATGACAATGTGATCAGCATTCATAATGTCAAAGACATTCAAATACGTTGCGCTTACCAGCATGACGTTTTGCAGGTTGGCAGTAGCATTGACCAGCTCTGCTGTCTTTGTGTCAACAACTACTAAGGCATCACGGGTCACACCAACTTTGGCCAAAAGCTTAGCCATATCGGCAGTCTTGCCTTCTTTGCTCGCCAGCTTTTCCATCACAATAAGCTTGCCGCTGGTGCTGGCGAGGCTAAGCGCCTGACGCAAAGCTACCCGCTTGCTTGTGGTTGAAATTTTCTTTGTATAATTTTCTTCACCGGTAGGGCCAAACACAATGCCGCCGCCGCGCCAAATCGGGTTGCGCGAGCTACCGAAACGGGCTCGGCCAGTACCCTTTTGTTTCCATGGCTTTTTACCGCCACCGCGAACTAGTCCGCGGGTTTTGACAACGGCAAGGTTTTTTCGGCCGTTAGCAAGGTAAGTTTCGTACGCCTGGCGGAGCAACTGATGATTTTTGACTTCAACGCCAAAAACTTCTTTGCTCAGTTTGGCGGCTGTCGTGGCTTTGCTACCAGCTGATGTAAATGTAGGAGTAGCCATAATTATTTCTCCTCCCCTTTAACAAAAACAATGCCTTTACGTGGGCCGGGGACTGCCCCAACAACACCGATATAGCCTTTTTCGGCATCGACGAGTGCTATTTTAAGGTTGCGGACAGTAACTTGCTCATGACCGAGGTGTCCGGCCATTTTTTTACCTGGGAGAATGTGCTGAGGGTACATAGAGCCAATTGATCCAACTCGTCGGTAGCTGCGGCCACCATGAGTCTTGCGACCGCGGTGGAAATTGTGACGACGAATGGTGCCTGCCCAACCCTTACCTTTGCTGGTACCTGTTACATGGACTGTGTCACCAACTGAAAAGACCTCGGCGTTGATGATTTCTCCAACTTTGAGGTCTTCGGTTAGTTCTGGGACGCGGAACTCGCGCATAATACGCACGATTTGCTTCGCTCCTTTAAGGTGCCCGACTTGCGGCTTTGCTATTTTGCTTTCTTTCACTTCCTCGCAGCCGAGCTGAACGGCAGTATAGCCGTCTGTTTCGTCGGTTTTCACCTGCGTAATGACGCAGGGACTAGCGGAAAGCAAGGTTACAGCAGTCGCAGTACCGTCTTCAGCGATGGTAGTGGTCATGCCAACCTTTCTAGTTATTAGTGCTTTCATAGTGTTTGAGCAGGCTCATTAGAACCCACACTCTCCTTTGTTTATAAGAGTTATTTGATACAAATACTCACTCATTCCGCGCTTTGTGACTTGTACATTGACACAAAAATTTTGGTGGCCGGTGGTTTCTACTCTGTAGTTATGTACCCTAGTAGACCTACCTTACATCACCATGCGGAAATGTTTGTATGTAAACATCAGATTACCACAAAACTCAAACACCTGTCAACCCGTTGTTTATTTTGCAACCTTCAGTAATTTTTCGCAAAAAACTCTGTCACAACATTTGAATAGTGGTTTCAGTACACAGCTAAAGATATGCAGTGTTACTACCATAAAATACCACAGCAGTATTGTCGTATTAATAAATTGTAACTACAGCTTTTGACCCGTAGATCCATCGTTTAAATTAGGAATTTTAGGAATTCCTAGCTCTTGCCTTATGCGCGGAATGTCGGCCGACGATATCTGAGTGCCCGCATATGGATTTTTTTGCCCACCGTACGAACCGTCTCTGAAGGCAGCTACTCCACCCTCGTCAGTTGCAAAACCAAATAAACGTAAGTTTAGCCTAAGATCACTATCAGAAATTTCAGCGCCCCCTGCTGCAATATGACCCATATATCTTTCCTTTCGAGAAATATCGCTTACTCCGGCGTCAGAACCTTGTTCTATGCTAGCCATCACAGTACTCCTTTACGAATATGGTTAATATCTTACCGTATTTTGTTACTTTTGTCAACTTACATTTTGATTTCGACGTCGCAGCCGGCAGGAAGTGACAGATTCATGAGGCTGTCGATAGTCTTTGGAGTCGGATCAAACACGTCTATGAGGCGCTTGTGTACGCGCATTTCAAACTGTTCGCGACCTTTTTTGAAAACGTGCGGACTTTTGACTACTGTAAATGTGCTTTTGCGCGTAGGCAATGGGATTGGCCCAGCCAGACTCGCGCCCGTGCGCAGTGCGGTGTCGACAATTTGTTTGGCCGCTTGGTCGATGATTTTGTGGTCATAGGCCTTCAAGCGAATACGGATTCGCTGTTTGCCTGCTTGCGTTTGAGTGGCGTCTGCCATAGTAAAAACCTCCGTGTTTTTTGGTTATTAGTTCTAGGTTATAGGTTATAAGGAAAACCCTTGAGCACTACATCCCTTCTGCAAACGGCCGGCTTCACCCGGCTGGGCCTTGTAACACCTTACGAATTCACTTGGGAACGCGCATGGCTTTTAGTCAAAGCTACTGGTTTACGGGTACAATTCTACCATACTTTGAACCATTATCAAACCCAGAGATTACTCCGCCCACTGCCGACGCTCGTCTAACAACCTCTTATAGGCGCCCGAAGCTGCGGTTCCGACAACGATTGCTCCAGCAAATATTCTTGCCCTAGGCGATAAAAAGACATTTGTGATTGCACGCTTGCTTTCCGCCATGTCTTCGATATTGAACGGGAGTGAAGGTGGTATTGTGGCTTTAAGGTGTTTACCGCCTACAAAGGCCTCCATTGAAGCATGCGATCTCCCGGTCGTGCCGCGTACAACACGGAGTATCCCCACTAAGCCGGCGATTTCTTCTGATTTGTCTACCAAGTCAGTTTCCCACCATAATTCAGGTAGATGCTCCCCTGGCTTATGCAAGTAGACTGCGAACTGTCTTTCTTTTCGTTCAGTCGTCCCGTCCACGATACGATGCACAAATACATCCAATATTGATCCGTAGGTATGTTGATAACCCCATATTTCGGGTCCGCCTGGATCTTCTCCGACAACTATAGACATATGTGGCAACTATACGTCTGCACGGCTGCGGTGGCTGTAAGAATATTAACTATTTCGTTCCGTTTGGTCTATAAAATTTTAGTACAGAAGCAGCTTTTTTGTGAAGTGGTTGTTTGACCGTTTTAGCGGAATATTCGGCGAAGATTGCATCTATGAACTCATCCATTTCGTCATCCGTCATGTCTGTCTCAGCGCCGTCATATGCAACATCGCCGCGGTACTGTACCGTGCTCGTACCGGTTTGGAAACCATGCATGCTATCGTATGATTTCCTTGTGCGTGGATCTCTAAGTGTTTCGTAGGCTTTGTTGAGCAGCTGCATATGCTCAAGCGAACCGCCAGCGTCGGGGTGCTGCTGTTTGGCATGATGTATATATGCCTGACGTATATCAGCCGGTAGAGCGTCGGTTTCTAGTCCGAGTATCTCGTAATAGTCGACAAATCTTTTCGGGGGCGGGTTACTCATGCCATACATAGTATAGCGTTACTTTTGTTAAAGAGAAAAAGCGCTCCGGAGTGGAGCGCCCTTCTATTTTTGGTCATCCCAAGTAAAACTAGGTAGTTATCTTTGTGACCACGCCGGCACCAACTGTGCGACCGCCTTCGCGGATAGCGAAGCGCAAACCCTGCTCCATAGCAATAGGAGCGAGCAGCTTAACTTTGAAAGTTACTGTGTCACCTGGCATAACCATTTCTTTGTCTGCCGGTAGCTCAACCTCACCAGTTACATCCGTTGTGCGGAAGTAAAACTGCGGCTTGTAGCCTTTGAAAAATGGCGTATGACGGCCACCTTCTTCTTTGCTAAGGATGTAAACTTCAGCGTCAAACTCTGTGTGCGGTGTGATTGTACCTGGCTTGGCAAGCACCTGACCGCGCTCAATGTCGTCGCGCTCAATGCCGCGCAGTAGTACACCAGCGTTGTCGCCGGCTTGACCCTGGTCGAGGGACTTTTTGAAGGCCTCAATACCAGTAACAACTGACTTAGTCGTTGGGCGAATACCAACAATCTCGACTTCTTCGTTGATTTTGACAATTCCTTGTTCGATACGTCCGGTAGCAACTGTGCCACGACCCTTGATTGAAAAGACGTCTTCAATAGGCATAATGAATGGCTTGTCAAGATCACGAACTGGTTCTGGAAGATAGTCGTCCATAGCCTGCACGAGCTCCATGACTGCGTCTTCGTTTGCAGCATCGCCGTCTACGGCCTTTGCAGCTGAGCCTTTAATGATAGGACAATCGCGGTCAAACCCGTTCTTTTCTAGCAAGTCGCGAATTTCTTCTTCGACGAGTTCGACAAGGTCGGCGTCAGCAAGATCCATTTTGTTCATGAAGACCAAAATCTTTGGAACACCCACTTGGCGGGCGAGCAGTACGTGCTCACGAGTTTGTGGCATTGGGCCGTCTGCAGCAGACACAACGAGGATAGCGCCGTCAACCTGAGCAGCACCGGTGATCATGTTCTTGACGTAGTCGGCGTGACCTGGCATGTCGACGTGGGCGTAGTGACGCTTTTCGCTCTCATACTCTTGGTGAGAAGTTGCAATGGTAATACCGCGAGCTTTTTCTTCGGGTGCGTTGTCAATCTGGTCGTAAGCGACAGCCTTGTTGACATCGCTTGGTAGTTTTTTTGCTAGCACCATAGTGATAGCGGCTGTAAGAGTTGTTTTACCGTGGTCGACGTGGCCCATAGTACCTACGTTTACGTGTGGCTTAGTGCGGTCAAATGTTCCTGCCATGAGTGACGCTTCGCTTTAATGAGACAAACGTATGCTTTTCTCATCGCTCGGGGCGACGAAATATATCCGTCGTCTCCGGCCGCTCTTTTCCTGAAAAATCAGGTGAGCAAGCGAACCTTTCTTTATATTAAAAATTATTATTAAAAGTTGTTCACGCGGTCCATATTGCTACACCGTTTGCACGTACTACAGCAACGCCCTCACGCGAGATACGCTGTTAAGTATAGGGAAATAACTTATATTTGTAAATCCCCTTCGTAACTTTCTGCACTGGGCTTTGGTTGTATACTGACAACGACGGTACATGGTGGTGGCTCTGCAGAATAATCTTTGGCATGGTGCCCAGGGCATTTTGTGTTGCAGGCCGTTGCGACTCTTACTAACAAAGGGACTCCCGTATCTAGTTCAACTAAATCACTTAGTGCGGCTAAAGTGATAATGCAGACATCCAGCCCCCAGCTACGTTGTTCTAGGTCACACATATCTTGAACACAGCAGTTTCGGTTAACCACCGTTGTGATGCTAGAACCTTCCGCTAGTCTAAATGCCATTACCGATAATCTCTGGAGAAGGTTGCTTCAAGCTGCTTTATAGTTGCTATTCATATTTTAATTTGAGGTCAAGTTTGTCTGCTATCTGAAATATCCACTTCTCCATGCGGTCTTGCTGATGATCGCGCGCTAGGTTCTCCTGCATAATCTCTTCGATACGTTTCATATGGCCATCGAGTACGCCATAAATATGATCAAGTTTTTTATCGATCTTATCAAAGCGCTGATCGTGTTCTTCGAGCTTATCTTCTACTCTAAACAAACGTGCGTCCAGATTATCTAGGCGTTTATCGACGCCGTCTAGGCGCTTGTCGACGCCGTCTAGGCGCTTGTCGACGCCGTCTAGGCGCTTGTCGACGCCGTCTATGCGCTTGTCGACGCCGTCAAACCTATCAGATACCATCTGAGACAAATCAGCTATAGCTGAAAACACATCGTCGAGATCGGTTGGCTTGTTTACCATAGTAAACGTATTCTACACCTACTTACTGTTTTTGGCGATGATGGCTTCGGCGACGTTGTTTGGTACGTCTGCGTAGTGAGCAAGTTCCATACTGGAACTGGCACGACCTTGGCTCATAGAGCGCAGGTTGGTTGTGTAACCAAACATCTCACCAAGCGGTACAAATGCTGTTATTTCTTTTATGCCCGATGAAAGGTCTTCCATGGACTCAATCCGACCGCGTTTGCTGTTTAAGTCTCCAATAACATCACCCATAAACTCTTCAGGGGTGACAACAACGACTTTCATGACTGGCTCCAGTAGCACTGGATTTGCTCTTTTAAAGCCTTCCTGGAAACCCATGCTACCAGCGATGCTAAAGGCCATTTCGCTTGAGTCAACTTCATGGTAGCTGCCATCGTAAAGCTCTACTTTTACGTCGACTACTGGGTAACCGGCGAGGACACCGTTGCCGAGTGCTTCTTCGATGCCTTTGCGGACTGCCGATATGTATTCGCTTGGTACAACACCGCCCTTAATAGAGTTGATAAACTCAAAACCAGCACCTTGTTCGTTTTGACTTAGGCGAAGCCAAACGTCACCGTACTGACCGCGACCACCGCTTTGACGGACAAATTTGCCTTGCGCTTCGACGGCATCTTTACGAATAGTTTCTCGGTAAGCAACCTGTGGCTGGCCAATGTTCGCTTCAACGCTAAACTCGCGCTTCATACGATCAACCAAGATTTCAAGGTGAAGTTCACCCATACCAGAAATGATGGTTTGGCCGGTTTCATCGTCGACACGGACACGGAAGGTAGGGTCTTCTTCGGCCAAGCGCTGAAGTGCGAGGCTCATTTTTTCTTGGTCGGCCTTAGTTTTTGGCTCTATGGCAATAGACACCGGTGGCTCTGGGAAGGTAATGTTTTCGAGCTGAATGGGGTGCACTGGGTCACAAAGTGTGTTTCCTGTTGTTGTACCCTTGAGCCCCACAATGGCGGCAATGTCACCTGCGACAACTTCTGTCACGTCTTCACGTTTGTCTGCCTGCATACGGACAATACGGCCGACGCGTTCTTTCTCACCCGTTGAGCTGTTTAGCACATACGAACCAGCCTGCAAAGTTCCCGAGTAAACACGGAAGTAGGCAAGTTTACCGACAAATGGGTCGGTTGTGATTTTGAAAGCAAGGCCGGCAAGCGGTTCGCTGGCGTCGTGTTTGCGCTCTATTTCATCACCAGTTTTGGGATGTACGCCCCAGGTGTTGCTACAATCGCTTGGCGCTGGCAGGTAATCGTTTACCATGTCCAGCACTTTTTCGACTATAACGCCACGGCCATCACCGCCAGTGACTGCGTAGAACTTGCTACTGAGGACTGCGCTGCGAATGGCTTGTTTAACATCGGCCACAGTAAGCCCCTCTTCGCCCACCTCAAAGTATTTTTCGAGCATGGCTTCGTCTTCGGCCACAGCGTTTTCGATGAGCAGGCTGCGGTATTTCTTGACCTGTTCCATCATGTCAGCCGGTATGTCACCCTCAACGAGCTCATGGTCGTGGAACTCTGTATAGGTGTAGGCCTTCATTGAAACGAGATCTACGACACCATTGATGCTTTGTTCAAAACCAATCGGCAAGTGAACGGGAAATGCACGCTTGCTCAAACGGTTGTGAATACTTTCGAGCGACTTGTAAAAATCGCCACCAGTTTGGTTGATTTTGTTGATAAAACATATACGAGGCACGCCGTATTTGTCGGCTTGACGCCACACGGTTTCACTTTGGCTTTCGACACCCATTTTGCCGTCGAATACTACACAAGCGCCATCAAGGACTCGGAGTGAGCGCTCCACCTCGGCCGTAAAGTCAATGTGGCCAGGTGTATCGATAATATTTATCTGCTTACCCTGCCAGAAACAGGTCACGGCAGCCGAAACAATGGTAATACCACGCTCGCGCTCCTGCTCCATCCAGTCAGTAGTCGTTCCACCCTCGTGAACAGCACCGATTTTGTGCTTTAGGCCAGTTCGGTACAAAATACCTTCGGTCGTGGTTGTTTTACCCGCGTCAATATGGGCAATAATGCCAATGTTGCGGATGTCCTTCATTTCTACTTTCTTATCTGCCATGTGATCCTCGCTCTGCTATTAATTACAGCTTTATAAGTTGGTTATTTTCTACGGTCAATTAATCCAAGCGCTCCTAAAACTTTGTGAAATGGGCCTATGCTTGGTGTTTCCGATACTTCCACTTTAGGGTCTCGCGCTTGAACCCAAGGTGTTTCTGCTCGCTTAATTTCATTTTGGAATATATCTACCCAAGGAGCCTTCGGAAAATCATCTACAGCATCTTTCAGCGTATTGACCCAAGTATTGCCTGTAATGACATCACCAAGTCGCTTAAGCCATGCAGCATCACGAGGGTTTGTTAAATTTCCAAGGTCGTCATATTGACGGTCGGCGCCCGAACCGTCGCATATAGTCATAGGCCAGCTATTCACAGTCTCGTTCCATGAATAGACGTCCCAGAACCTTGCTGATGTTATGAAACCTTCCCTTTTTACAATCCTGCTTTCGGCATCAGGGTCCTCGACGTCAACAACTCCTGACGGGTATCCATCGAGTGTTTCAAATGCTATAGAGGTTTTTCCACATACTTCAGGATCTGCACAAACGAATCGAAGTGGGCATTCTGGGCGCGCCATGACGTGTTAGCCTCGGGCGAAGTGAGCAAATGCTCGGTTAGCTTCAGCCATGCGGTGGGTTTCTTCACGCTTTTTAACGGCGTTGCCTTGGTTGTTGTAGGCATCCATAAGTTCTAAAGCAATACGGTCAGCCATACTCATACCCTTGCGGCTGCGGCAAGCGGCTACAAACCACATAGTAGTTAGGTGGTTTTGGCGCTGGCCTTTGACTTCAAATGGAATCTGGTAATTGGCACCACCGACGCGGCGAGAACGAGTTTCGACACTTGGGCGGACATTGCCAAATGCTTGGTCAAAAACCTCTAGTGGGTTTTCGACCTTTAGCTTGTCGGCGGCTTTTTGCATACCTTCGTAGACCAAGCGCTCAGCAACTTGTTTTTTGCCGTCGCGCATGACACGGTTTATTAGCCGCTGAACGGCTACACTGTTGTACACGCGGTCGGCCGGGATGTCCCGTACTAGTGAGGCGGTAACTTTTCTAGGCATTATAAATTCCTCCCTGCCATCTGAAGAGCATTAGCTATCTCATGAACCGTTCCTGGCCTTCCAGCCGCTCCCCTGGGTGTGAATCTACCGCCAGCATTTAATGTGGCAATCCGAGCTAATGCTTCTTGGCTAGAGTCACTGAGTATTCCGAATGTCTCCCTCAAACAGGCCCCCCCAGCAGGCAATGAAACAATCGCCGCAGCTACTAATAAATCATGGCAATCAACCTTAGGATTCGTGCGAGAATACATGTAACATTTTTCACCCACGCAATTGGGAGTCCGACCTCTCATTACCCAAGTGCTCATTATTTGCTCTCCTTTTTAGCACCGTACTTGCTACGGCCTTGTTTGCGGTTTTGAACGCCCTGAAGGTCGAGTGTGCCACGTACAATGTGATAGCGCACACCTGGAAGGTCTTTGACTCGGCCGCCACGGATCATTACAACAGCATGTTCCTGAAGGTTGTGGCCTTCACCGCCAATGTATGCCCAAACTTCGTAACCGTTCCCAAGGCGCACGCGGGCTACCTTGCGAAGGGCTGAGTTTGGTTTCTTAGGTGTTTTGGTCGTGACTTTTACGCACACTCCGCGCTTAAACGGCGCAGGTTTTTCGTAGCTTTTAGTCTTTAGGTTGTTGGTAACGCGCATGAGCGCCGGTGATTTTGTTTTGCTGGTCACCTTAGTACGCGGTTTGCGTACCAATTGATTGATTGTAGGCAAAGTATGCCCCTTCCCGAGACTACAGGGTCTCACTTATATTCGCTGAAGAGAATTTTCTCCTCTACCGCCAAGATCTGCACATACCGCAGACCAGCTCGAATTTGATATGACTGAAACATTGTAACAGATATGGCAAAGTCTGACAACCCGCGTGGGCGTAATACTTATCGACAACTGTGCTACACTAAAAACTATTGAGATGAAGAACAATACTCGTACACTCGCTGTCGTTGGGCTCGGCTACGTTGGGCTGCCGCTGGCAGTCGAAGCAGCTCTAAAGGGCTACACGGTTACCGGCATAGATATAAATAAAAGCCTTTTACGTCTTGTAGATGCACGAACCTCGCCTTATGCCAACGACACGCGTTTTGAGAAAGCACTTGCCCGGGTTGCACCGAAGCAGCTTGTCACCACAACAGATTATTCGGCGCTCCAGAGTGTAGAGACAATAATTATATGTGTCCCAACGCCAACCGAGCACAACGTGCCAGATTTAAGCCTGATTGAAATCGCTTCAAAAAGCGTGGCTGCTCAGTTACAGAAAGGCCAACTGATTGTTCTTGAGAGCACCGTAAACCCAGGCGTGACACGAGACGTTGTGCTGCCAATTATCGAAAAGGCATCTGGCCTTGTGGTGGGCCGAGATTTTTACCTGGCTCATTGCCCCGAGCGAATCGACCCGGGCAACCCGCAGTACTACGTCGGCAACCTAAACCGAGTTGTTGGCGGTGTTACGCCAGCCTGCACAAAAAAAGCTGTGGCATTTTACAAAAGCATCATTGACGCCAAAATTATTCCGCTTGGGTCGGCCGAAGAAGCTGAATTTGTCAAATCGTGGGAAAACACACAGCGCAATGTCATGATAGCCATGGCAAATAGTGCGGCAATCATCTGCGATGCAGTCGGTATGGATGTTCAGCGCGTACGGGAAGGGTTGCAGTCAAAAGTTGACCAGTTTGGCCTTAAATTAGCCGTCCCAGGCATCGGTCCCGGCGGCCACTGTATACCAGAAGATATTCACTACGTTATCAAGCGCGCCCGAGAAAGTGGCATAGATACACGTTTCTTAGACGATGCGGCCGAGCTCAACGACCGCATGCCAAAGTACGCGGTACGGCGACTAAGTGGCCTCGTAAAAGCCCATGGTGAAAACCTGCGCGATCTACGCGTTGCCTTGCTAGGTTTGGCGTACAAGCCAGACATAGCAGACACGCGCAAATCCGCTGCAATTGAAGCTGGCTTTGTCTTGCAGCGCTACGCCGGATCCGTTACGGCCTATGATCCTTACGTTGTCGATTCTTCACTCGTTCGTCCGTTTGAACTTTCAAAATCGCTCGAAAGTGCTTTGCGTAGTTCCGATGTGGTATTTATAGCCACAGCACACTCTGAGTTTGAGAAAATTCTCACTCCAGCTCTTCTAAAAAAACATCATGTTCGGTATGTGCTAGATGGACGTAATATTCTAGATAAATCGGCTATAGAAAAAGCCGGCATTGCCTACCGCGGCATTGGCCGATAGGTGCCAGTTTTTAAGTAGGTCGAGTTTAGCTGAAGTCATATTTTGCATCAGACAAGCTAAAACACCCCGCTCTTTTTAAGCAGGGTGTCTTGTTGTTTATTTTGACGTTTAGCCTTCGGCGCGGAAGGTTTGGTCGTTGTGGTATTCTTCGACCACATCATCGCCTTCGTCGAGGGCATTGCTCGCTCCGTAGCCTGTGCCAACAGGGATCTTGCGACCGAGTATGACATTTTCCTTCAGACCGAATAGCTTATCGACTCGGCCACTTGTGGCAGCCCCTATAAGTACACGAGTTGTGTCCTGGAAGCTTGCCGCACTGAGGAAGGAGTCGGTCGAGAGTGAAGCCTTGGTAATCCCAAGTAAGAGTTGGTTTACTTTTGCTGGTTGCTTACCATCGGCTACAAGAGCCTCGTTGGCTTCGGCAACCGCAAGTTTGCTTACAACATCACCCGTCACGAACTCGCTGTCACCAGCGTCTTCTACTTGAACACGGCTAAACATTTGACGCACAATTATTTCAAGGTGCTTGTCTGAGATGTTTTGACCCTGCCCGGCGAAAATACCAAGAATCTCGTTCATGATATAGCGCTGCGTCGACTCTACGCCTTGCAACCTTACAAGGTCATGCAGGTTAATAGACCCATTCGTCAAACGCTGACCAGCTACAACAACGTCGCCGTCTTGTACGAGTAGCTGCTTAAAGCCAGGAATTTCGTAGCGAACAACACTTTTACTCGTTGGAGTAATGATGACTGACTTGTCGGTTAGCTCAGCCTTGCCAGCCATCGGTGATACAAGTGGTTCTGCACCGTCGCTTTGGCTGGCGAGAACA encodes:
- a CDS encoding 50S ribosomal protein L23, producing MHFVKPRLSEKAFGLSQLTNTFAVDVPSGLNKHEIADAVEKQFNVSVKRVRVVNRPGKVKRVMNTTGKRSSNRKGVQADLRKAYVTLAAGSHLPFFAAAEEEIAKEAKAAEKAKKTESKTSDKPKVKGLKKLVGKKEAK
- the rplD gene encoding 50S ribosomal protein L4: MATPTFTSAGSKATTAAKLSKEVFGVEVKNHQLLRQAYETYLANGRKNLAVVKTRGLVRGGGKKPWKQKGTGRARFGSSRNPIWRGGGIVFGPTGEENYTKKISTTSKRVALRQALSLASTSGKLIVMEKLASKEGKTADMAKLLAKVGVTRDALVVVDTKTAELVNATANLQNVMLVSATYLNVFDIMNADHIVITNDALKAVETWLKPVQKAEVK
- the rplC gene encoding 50S ribosomal protein L3; translated protein: MKALITRKVGMTTTIAEDGTATAVTLLSASPCVITQVKTDETDGYTAVQLGCEEVKESKIAKPQVGHLKGAKQIVRIMREFRVPELTEDLKVGEIINAEVFSVGDTVHVTGTSKGKGWAGTIRRHNFHRGRKTHGGRSYRRVGSIGSMYPQHILPGKKMAGHLGHEQVTVRNLKIALVDAEKGYIGVVGAVPGPRKGIVFVKGEEK
- the rpsJ gene encoding 30S ribosomal protein S10, translating into MADATQTQAGKQRIRIRLKAYDHKIIDQAAKQIVDTALRTGASLAGPIPLPTRKSTFTVVKSPHVFKKGREQFEMRVHKRLIDVFDPTPKTIDSLMNLSLPAGCDVEIKM
- a CDS encoding DnaJ domain-containing protein, encoding MSNPPPKRFVDYYEILGLETDALPADIRQAYIHHAKQQHPDAGGSLEHMQLLNKAYETLRDPRTRKSYDSMHGFQTGTSTVQYRGDVAYDGAETDMTDDEMDEFIDAIFAEYSAKTVKQPLHKKAASVLKFYRPNGTK
- the tuf gene encoding elongation factor Tu, yielding MAGTFDRTKPHVNVGTMGHVDHGKTTLTAAITMVLAKKLPSDVNKAVAYDQIDNAPEEKARGITIATSHQEYESEKRHYAHVDMPGHADYVKNMITGAAQVDGAILVVSAADGPMPQTREHVLLARQVGVPKILVFMNKMDLADADLVELVEEEIRDLLEKNGFDRDCPIIKGSAAKAVDGDAANEDAVMELVQAMDDYLPEPVRDLDKPFIMPIEDVFSIKGRGTVATGRIEQGIVKINEEVEIVGIRPTTKSVVTGIEAFKKSLDQGQAGDNAGVLLRGIERDDIERGQVLAKPGTITPHTEFDAEVYILSKEEGGRHTPFFKGYKPQFYFRTTDVTGEVELPADKEMVMPGDTVTFKVKLLAPIAMEQGLRFAIREGGRTVGAGVVTKITT
- the fusA gene encoding elongation factor G, coding for MADKKVEMKDIRNIGIIAHIDAGKTTTTEGILYRTGLKHKIGAVHEGGTTTDWMEQERERGITIVSAAVTCFWQGKQINIIDTPGHIDFTAEVERSLRVLDGACVVFDGKMGVESQSETVWRQADKYGVPRICFINKINQTGGDFYKSLESIHNRLSKRAFPVHLPIGFEQSINGVVDLVSMKAYTYTEFHDHELVEGDIPADMMEQVKKYRSLLIENAVAEDEAMLEKYFEVGEEGLTVADVKQAIRSAVLSSKFYAVTGGDGRGVIVEKVLDMVNDYLPAPSDCSNTWGVHPKTGDEIERKHDASEPLAGLAFKITTDPFVGKLAYFRVYSGTLQAGSYVLNSSTGEKERVGRIVRMQADKREDVTEVVAGDIAAIVGLKGTTTGNTLCDPVHPIQLENITFPEPPVSIAIEPKTKADQEKMSLALQRLAEEDPTFRVRVDDETGQTIISGMGELHLEILVDRMKREFSVEANIGQPQVAYRETIRKDAVEAQGKFVRQSGGRGQYGDVWLRLSQNEQGAGFEFINSIKGGVVPSEYISAVRKGIEEALGNGVLAGYPVVDVKVELYDGSYHEVDSSEMAFSIAGSMGFQEGFKRANPVLLEPVMKVVVVTPEEFMGDVIGDLNSKRGRIESMEDLSSGIKEITAFVPLGEMFGYTTNLRSMSQGRASSSMELAHYADVPNNVAEAIIAKNSK
- the rpsG gene encoding 30S ribosomal protein S7 — encoded protein: MPRKVTASLVRDIPADRVYNSVAVQRLINRVMRDGKKQVAERLVYEGMQKAADKLKVENPLEVFDQAFGNVRPSVETRSRRVGGANYQIPFEVKGQRQNHLTTMWFVAACRSRKGMSMADRIALELMDAYNNQGNAVKKREETHRMAEANRAFAHFARG
- the rpsL gene encoding 30S ribosomal protein S12 — protein: MPTINQLVRKPRTKVTSKTKSPALMRVTNNLKTKSYEKPAPFKRGVCVKVTTKTPKKPNSALRKVARVRLGNGYEVWAYIGGEGHNLQEHAVVMIRGGRVKDLPGVRYHIVRGTLDLQGVQNRKQGRSKYGAKKESK
- a CDS encoding nucleotide sugar dehydrogenase → MKNNTRTLAVVGLGYVGLPLAVEAALKGYTVTGIDINKSLLRLVDARTSPYANDTRFEKALARVAPKQLVTTTDYSALQSVETIIICVPTPTEHNVPDLSLIEIASKSVAAQLQKGQLIVLESTVNPGVTRDVVLPIIEKASGLVVGRDFYLAHCPERIDPGNPQYYVGNLNRVVGGVTPACTKKAVAFYKSIIDAKIIPLGSAEEAEFVKSWENTQRNVMIAMANSAAIICDAVGMDVQRVREGLQSKVDQFGLKLAVPGIGPGGHCIPEDIHYVIKRARESGIDTRFLDDAAELNDRMPKYAVRRLSGLVKAHGENLRDLRVALLGLAYKPDIADTRKSAAIEAGFVLQRYAGSVTAYDPYVVDSSLVRPFELSKSLESALRSSDVVFIATAHSEFEKILTPALLKKHHVRYVLDGRNILDKSAIEKAGIAYRGIGR